The following proteins come from a genomic window of Macaca fascicularis isolate 582-1 chromosome 8, T2T-MFA8v1.1:
- the HRURF gene encoding protein HRURF produces the protein MAQPTASAQKLVRPIRAVCRILQIPESDPSNLRP, from the coding sequence ATGGCGCAACCCACGGCCTCGGCCCAGAAGCTGGTGCGGCCGATCCGCGCGGTGTGCCGCATCCTGCAGATCCCGGAGTCCGACCCCTCCAACCTGCGGCCCTAG